The Diabrotica virgifera virgifera chromosome 10, PGI_DIABVI_V3a genome has a window encoding:
- the LOC126893140 gene encoding uncharacterized protein LOC126893140, whose amino-acid sequence MLLSKCILKNYTARYPNHIQVYTDASKQTHGVGCAFYIPALNVEKKIKLNPMTSIFSAKTIAIIKACQYADNHDIKKINIMSDSLSVLKSFSSQLDANSVSSNSFRVELKILISELTIRQFNIIFTWVKAHIGLQNNEKVDELAKDGSLNGEEISNDIGLQDCISISKYNLKNSWKLRWKQYCVNHPTSYTLLHPEIPTQYWHKNQDLSRYDIVTINRLKFGHACFPSHLFKIDLIDSDLCEICNIPSDLNHIFFACNKFNIHRNKLYI is encoded by the coding sequence ATGCTACTTAGCAAATGCATCCTTAAGAATTATACTGCTAGATACCCTAACCATATACAAGTATACACGGATGCTTCAAAACAAACACATGGAGTAGGCTGTGCCTTTTATATACCAGCACttaatgttgaaaaaaaaatcaaacttaaTCCCATGACATCAATATTTTCCGCTAAAACTATAGCTATTATAAAAGCATGCCAATACGCTGACAACCatgatatcaaaaaaataaacataatgtCTGACTCTTTATCAGTCCTAAAAAGTTTCTCTAGCCAACTAGATGCAAATTCTGTAAGCAGTAATTCCTTTAGAGtagaattaaaaatactaatatctGAACTAACGATCAGacaattcaatataatttttacTTGGGTTAAAGCGCACATTGGTCTCCAAAATAACGAGAAAGTAGATGAGTTAGCGAAAGACGGTAGTCTAAACGGCGAAGAGATTTCAAATGATATTGGGCTACAAGACTGCATTTCGATAagtaaatataatttaaagaatAGCTGGAAATTAAGATGGAAACAATATTGCGTAAACCACCCGACAAGTTACACACTTTTACATCCAGAGATCCCAACGCAGTACTGGCACAAAAATCAAGATTTGTCGAGATATGATATAGTTACCATAAACCGTTTAAAATTTGGACATGCCTGTTTCCCTTCTCACTTGTTCAAGATTGATCTGATAGACTCTGATTTATGTGAAATATGTAATATACCAAGCGATTTAAATCACATTTTTTTCGCATGTAACAAGTTTAATATACATAGAAATAAACTATACATTTAG